CGCGCTGCGCGAGAAGCGGAAGCCGCCGCGCGCGTCAGAGCAACGGCCCTGCTCGACGAACTGTTGCTCACCCATGTCCGTGACTTACCGTCCAGCGCGCTGTCAGGTGGTCAAAAGAAGCTATTGGGTATCGTCTGCGCCCTGATGGGCGGGCCACGCATGCTGATGCTCGACGAACCGACGGCCGGCGTGCATCCGAATCTGAGACGCGACATCGTGGCTGCACTCAAGCGTTTGAATGCCCAGGGCATGACGCTCGTGGTGGTCGAGCACGACATGCACTTCATCCGGGAGCTTTGCACCCGCTGCATCGTGCTTGATCGAGGGCACATCGTCGCCAGTTGCCATCCCGAAGATCTGTCGTCCAACGAACGGGTGCTGCAGACCTATCTTGGGGGTGGCGCTCACACGGCAACGCCAGGCGCACGCATCAGAGAAACGGAGTCCGCATGATTCAGATCGACAATGTCGTCGCGGGATATACCGCAGAAGTCGACATACTTAAAGGGATGACGCTGCATGCGGCGTCGAACGAAATCGTCACGCTGCTCGGCCCGAACGGTTGCGGCAAATCAACGCTCCTGAAGACCATTGCGGGCTTCGTGTTGCCGCGTGAGGGCCGCATCGTTCTGGAAAACGCAGACGTGTCGCAGCTTCCGGTGCATCGCAAGATCCGCCAGTGCGGCGTCGGCTTCGTGCCACAGACGGATAATGTTTTCGGTACGCTGACGATTCGCGAAAATCTTCAGGTCGGCGGACACTATCTGAGCGACAGCGAGCGCAGCCGACGCATCGATGAACTTTGCGAGCTCTACCCCGTGCTCGGCCGCAAGCGCAATGCGCCAGCGGCGTCGATGTCCGGCGGCGAACGCCAGATCCTGGCGCTTGCACGCGCGCTGATGCCCCGCCCGCGCCTGCTGCTGCTCGATGAGCCGTCTGCGGGCCTCTCACCCAAAGTGCTGCACGAAGTATTCGACGCCATCGTCCGTGTGCGGGACCAGGAGCAAGTCACCATTCTGATGGTCGAGCAAAACGCGATGGAGGCGCTCCGAATCTCGGATCGTGCCTACGTGCTGTCGATGGGAACAGTCGCGCTCACGGGCGCAGCGAACGCCCTGCTAGAAGATGAACAGGTACGCGAGCTGTACCTGGGAGGACGCGCCGCCTGACGCAGCGGGCATCGCGACGCGCAGCAGGACGCGCGTTGCGATGCCGATCACCCGAACCTACTTGCCCGCACGCGCTTCAGCCAGCGCGATGGTGAGATGGGCAACCTTTTTCTTGAGCGCATCGCGCTCGGCCGTCATCGCCTTGAGTTCCTTCGACAGCCGCGTCAACTCGTCGGTCGGATCGACACTCGTGTCCCACGGCGGCGTACCGTCATCTTCTTCGACGATCTCTTCCTCTTTCTTCTTGCGCGGCTTGACCGGACGCGCCTCGCGCACGGAGCGCGCCAGCTCACGTAAC
This window of the Pandoraea sputorum genome carries:
- a CDS encoding ABC transporter ATP-binding protein, giving the protein MIQIDNVVAGYTAEVDILKGMTLHAASNEIVTLLGPNGCGKSTLLKTIAGFVLPREGRIVLENADVSQLPVHRKIRQCGVGFVPQTDNVFGTLTIRENLQVGGHYLSDSERSRRIDELCELYPVLGRKRNAPAASMSGGERQILALARALMPRPRLLLLDEPSAGLSPKVLHEVFDAIVRVRDQEQVTILMVEQNAMEALRISDRAYVLSMGTVALTGAANALLEDEQVRELYLGGRAA
- a CDS encoding ABC transporter ATP-binding protein; translation: MKPLLEVQAVAKAFGGNKVLQDVTFDVMPGEIVGLLGPNGSGKSTLLNTITGFESLDAGRISLDAHRIDTLRADRIVAQGVARTFQLPSMPARMSVMEVAMAAATAHHGVFSTLLGARAAREAEAAARVRATALLDELLLTHVRDLPSSALSGGQKKLLGIVCALMGGPRMLMLDEPTAGVHPNLRRDIVAALKRLNAQGMTLVVVEHDMHFIRELCTRCIVLDRGHIVASCHPEDLSSNERVLQTYLGGGAHTATPGARIRETESA